Proteins from a single region of Candidatus Puniceispirillum marinum IMCC1322:
- the ispG gene encoding flavodoxin-dependent (E)-4-hydroxy-3-methylbut-2-enyl-diphosphate synthase, giving the protein MVGNVPVGGDAPISVQTMTNSLTTDIAATRAQIDAAAEAGADIVRVSCPDEASTVALKEICAGSPVPIVADIHFHYRRAIEAAAAGAACLRINPGNIGKQDRVREVIKAARDHGCSMRIGVNAGSLEKHLLDKYAEPCPEALVESALDHARILQDNDFHEFKISVKASDVFLAVAAYQQLADAIDCPLHIGITEAGGLRAGTIKSAIGLGNLLWAGIGDTIRVSLSADPTEEVKAAYEMLKSLGLRRRGVTVISCPSCARQQFDVIKTVEVIEDRLAHIDLPISVSIIGCVVNGPGEARETDIGLTGGGKDTHQIYVSGMADHRLSNGDIVEHVVEMVEAKAEAIRVAQKAEAAETADKELPKKMKA; this is encoded by the coding sequence ATGGTTGGCAATGTGCCGGTTGGTGGTGATGCGCCAATCTCGGTACAAACCATGACAAATAGTCTGACTACGGACATTGCCGCGACTCGGGCGCAGATTGATGCCGCCGCCGAAGCAGGCGCCGATATTGTGCGTGTGTCCTGTCCTGACGAGGCCAGCACCGTTGCCTTGAAAGAAATTTGTGCGGGTAGCCCGGTACCGATTGTCGCAGATATTCATTTCCATTATCGCCGTGCTATCGAAGCCGCCGCCGCGGGTGCTGCCTGTCTGCGGATCAATCCCGGCAATATCGGCAAGCAAGATCGTGTGCGCGAGGTTATCAAGGCGGCGCGTGATCATGGTTGTTCAATGCGGATTGGCGTGAATGCGGGTTCGCTGGAAAAGCATTTACTGGACAAATATGCCGAACCTTGTCCTGAAGCGCTGGTTGAATCGGCACTCGATCATGCACGTATTTTACAGGATAATGATTTTCACGAATTTAAAATCTCGGTCAAAGCATCAGATGTATTTCTGGCTGTTGCTGCCTATCAGCAACTTGCCGATGCGATTGACTGTCCACTCCACATCGGCATTACCGAAGCTGGTGGATTGCGGGCGGGCACGATAAAATCGGCTATTGGGTTAGGTAATCTGTTATGGGCTGGCATTGGTGATACAATCCGTGTGTCATTGTCAGCCGATCCAACCGAAGAGGTCAAAGCGGCATATGAAATGCTGAAATCGCTTGGCCTTAGGCGGCGTGGGGTCACGGTGATTTCATGCCCATCCTGCGCGCGTCAGCAATTCGACGTTATCAAGACTGTCGAAGTGATCGAAGATAGGCTTGCGCATATTGATCTACCCATCTCGGTATCGATAATTGGTTGTGTTGTGAATGGCCCTGGCGAGGCGCGTGAAACGGATATCGGCCTGACTGGTGGCGGCAAAGACACGCATCAGATTTATGTCTCGGGCATGGCTGACCATCGTTTGTCGAATGGTGATATTGTCGAACATGTAGTCGAAATGGTCGAGGCGAAAGCCGAAGCTATCCGCGTCGCGCAGAAAGCCGAGGCGGCTGAAACAGCCGATAAAGAATTGCCTAAAAAGATGAAAGCCTGA
- a CDS encoding aspartate kinase gives MARIVQKFGGTSVGDLDRIRNVAKKVKTEVDAGHEVAVVVSAMSGTTNQLVQWASEIGPMHDAREYDTIVATGEQVTVGLLSIALQNIGVDARSWLGWQIPIRTDNLHGSARIDDIDSSKMRERLAQGQVAVVAGFQGIGPDGRITTLGRGGSDTSAVALAAALDADRCDIYTDVDGVYTTDPRIAPKAKKLDSITFEEMLEMASLGAKVLQTRSVAMAMRHNVNLQVRSSFSDLPGTFVVDEDTVMEKETISGIAYSPDEAKITIIGLPDEPGIAASVFGELAQNHVNVDMIVQSASSQSQRTDITFSLGQADLNKAVEIIEKNKSALKYDGIDSSENVTKISVVGMAMRSQPGVAKTMFETLAEKGINLAVISTSEIKISVLIDSEYTELAVRSLHSAFGLDDDS, from the coding sequence ATGGCACGTATTGTTCAAAAATTCGGCGGCACCTCGGTAGGGGATCTGGATCGCATCCGTAATGTCGCCAAAAAAGTAAAAACCGAAGTCGATGCTGGCCATGAGGTTGCCGTCGTTGTGTCTGCTATGTCTGGCACCACAAATCAGCTTGTGCAATGGGCATCCGAAATTGGCCCCATGCATGATGCGCGGGAATATGACACGATCGTCGCAACAGGCGAACAGGTCACCGTTGGTCTGTTATCGATTGCGTTACAGAATATTGGCGTTGATGCGCGCTCTTGGCTTGGCTGGCAAATTCCGATCAGAACCGATAATCTGCATGGATCAGCCCGTATAGACGATATTGACAGTTCGAAAATGCGCGAAAGGCTGGCGCAAGGTCAGGTCGCCGTTGTTGCCGGATTTCAGGGTATTGGACCTGATGGCCGGATCACAACGCTTGGTCGTGGTGGCTCGGATACATCGGCGGTGGCACTGGCGGCGGCGCTTGATGCAGATCGCTGTGATATCTATACGGATGTTGACGGGGTTTATACGACCGATCCGCGAATCGCGCCAAAAGCAAAAAAATTAGACAGCATTACCTTTGAAGAAATGCTTGAAATGGCCTCTTTGGGGGCAAAAGTACTCCAAACACGCTCGGTGGCTATGGCTATGCGCCATAACGTTAATTTGCAGGTTCGGTCCAGCTTTTCCGATCTGCCGGGCACATTTGTTGTTGATGAGGATACAGTCATGGAAAAAGAAACTATAAGTGGTATTGCCTATTCACCGGATGAAGCAAAAATCACCATTATCGGCCTGCCCGATGAGCCTGGCATTGCGGCTAGCGTTTTTGGTGAACTCGCGCAGAATCATGTGAATGTCGATATGATTGTGCAAAGCGCATCTAGTCAAAGTCAGCGTACCGATATTACCTTTTCACTGGGACAAGCCGATTTAAATAAAGCTGTTGAAATAATTGAAAAAAATAAAAGTGCTCTGAAATATGATGGGATTGATTCATCAGAAAATGTGACCAAAATTTCAGTCGTTGGTATGGCGATGCGGTCCCAGCCTGGTGTTGCTAAAACGATGTTCGAAACACTTGCCGAAAAAGGGATTAACCTTGCCGTCATCTCAACATCAGAGATCAAAATATCCGTTCTGATAGATTCGGAATATACCGAACTGGCTGTGCGTAGTTTGCATTCTGCATTTGGTCTCGATGACGACAGTTAA
- a CDS encoding DUF4167 domain-containing protein, producing MRQPQNAKRGRGRGRRGNGGGGGSHVPNRNTSYESNGPDVKLRGNAQQLHEKYIALAHDASSSGERIAAEAYSQFADHYFRLHQAAVGAAETKRQQEQAAQVANGEAAETKPEAVNGDADKASPADSSAPESDEAEGAKKSSTSQRKPRVKPAETDDTSALSPAQLAEAVQDEQDNKKVAS from the coding sequence ATGAGACAACCCCAGAATGCAAAGCGCGGTCGTGGCCGTGGTCGTCGTGGTAACGGCGGCGGTGGCGGCAGTCATGTGCCCAATCGTAATACGTCGTATGAATCGAATGGTCCTGACGTAAAGCTGCGTGGCAATGCCCAACAGCTTCATGAAAAGTATATTGCTTTGGCTCATGATGCGTCGTCATCCGGCGAGCGTATTGCGGCTGAGGCCTATTCGCAGTTTGCCGATCATTATTTCCGCCTGCATCAAGCAGCGGTAGGTGCGGCAGAAACCAAGCGCCAGCAGGAACAAGCTGCACAAGTGGCTAATGGCGAGGCGGCAGAAACCAAACCCGAAGCTGTTAATGGTGATGCGGATAAGGCAAGTCCAGCTGATAGTTCAGCACCCGAATCTGATGAAGCTGAAGGCGCAAAGAAAAGCAGCACTAGTCAGCGCAAGCCCCGCGTCAAGCCGGCTGAAACCGACGATACATCTGCCTTGTCGCCAGCCCAGCTTGCCGAAGCGGTTCAGGATGAACAGGATAACAAAAAGGTTGCCAGCTAG
- a CDS encoding helix-turn-helix domain-containing protein, whose protein sequence is MVDSNITEISETSLANTLLTIGVQLRAARKEAGRSVADIANQLRINVGYLNAIEKGDLEALPSSTYVAGFLRSYGNLVGFDGNDLARTYLGRVDDADRQPTYSFPQNNVKPQRSGALIASITVVLAVAGYVGWYWTETKSDKSNDGSAIVATAPVMPDSGPGVAGIGTPAVIEPDGTAQTVFAEGQDAKLLNVDGDAPKPAIDAPTVIEPVADVMTPEMPKIKNNTVAANMDVVADPVVVVSDSDETAIDGETPIVDIDTPDTQMASNSVPALSPAPSDDGRAILLEDDPNNVTQSSAVANQRDPMQEITIRATGSSWVEIIRNNGEEVMTQLMREGDIYVVDGAENLYLSTGNAGGIEFIITGDDAISAGSIGEIVRDLPLTVDKLRARL, encoded by the coding sequence ATGGTAGACAGTAATATTACAGAAATTAGCGAAACGTCTTTGGCCAACACGCTTTTGACTATTGGCGTTCAACTGCGCGCTGCCCGCAAGGAAGCTGGACGCAGTGTTGCTGATATCGCAAATCAACTTCGAATCAATGTAGGCTATTTGAACGCCATCGAAAAGGGCGACCTTGAAGCGTTGCCCTCATCGACTTACGTAGCCGGTTTTCTGCGCAGTTATGGTAATCTTGTTGGGTTTGACGGTAATGATCTGGCGCGTACCTATCTAGGGCGTGTTGATGATGCTGACCGTCAGCCAACCTATTCATTTCCGCAGAATAATGTAAAGCCACAGCGCTCGGGTGCATTAATCGCATCAATCACAGTCGTTCTTGCGGTTGCTGGTTATGTTGGCTGGTACTGGACTGAAACCAAATCGGACAAGTCTAACGATGGCTCAGCCATTGTGGCAACAGCACCGGTGATGCCTGATTCTGGCCCAGGAGTGGCGGGTATTGGCACGCCCGCTGTTATTGAGCCGGATGGCACCGCACAAACGGTCTTTGCCGAAGGGCAGGATGCAAAACTGTTGAACGTTGATGGTGATGCGCCAAAGCCTGCAATAGATGCGCCGACAGTAATCGAGCCTGTTGCAGATGTGATGACGCCTGAAATGCCGAAAATCAAAAATAACACCGTTGCCGCTAATATGGACGTGGTGGCTGATCCGGTTGTTGTGGTGTCAGACTCTGATGAAACGGCTATCGATGGCGAAACCCCGATCGTTGATATAGACACGCCAGATACGCAGATGGCATCAAATAGTGTGCCTGCCCTATCACCTGCACCATCAGACGATGGGCGTGCGATCTTGCTTGAAGATGATCCGAACAACGTAACCCAGAGTTCGGCAGTCGCTAATCAGCGTGATCCGATGCAGGAAATTACAATCCGCGCAACAGGGTCTAGCTGGGTCGAAATCATCCGTAATAATGGCGAAGAAGTCATGACACAGCTTATGCGTGAAGGTGATATCTATGTCGTTGATGGTGCGGAAAATCTGTATCTTTCAACAGGTAATGCTGGTGGTATCGAATTCATCATCACAGGCGACGATGCAATTTCGGCTGGTTCTATTGGTGAAATTGTTCGTGATCTTCCCCTTACTGTCGATAAGCTACGCGCCCGCCTCTAG
- a CDS encoding DUF1178 family protein: MIKYQLICENAHSFEGWFQNAGAYDDQKASGDIACPVCEITSVKKALMTPSLASPKMRKTPTPLPPTIDDAIKTDIPVPKAGTGKPAVESGTSLSMSAAVKSPVQSSAKPPERISEKAVEQMAEMMSELRQLQRKVRSECRDVGNDFAEEARKMHYGEAEPEGIYGHATAKERAELDDEGIDIVELPLLPLDN; the protein is encoded by the coding sequence ATGATAAAATATCAACTGATATGTGAAAATGCACACAGCTTTGAAGGCTGGTTCCAGAATGCCGGCGCCTATGATGATCAAAAAGCGTCGGGTGATATTGCATGTCCTGTTTGCGAAATCACATCTGTTAAAAAGGCACTCATGACGCCGAGCCTGGCTAGCCCGAAAATGCGCAAAACGCCAACCCCGCTTCCCCCGACGATTGACGATGCAATCAAGACAGATATTCCGGTGCCAAAAGCCGGAACAGGCAAGCCAGCTGTAGAGTCGGGAACGTCTTTGAGCATGTCGGCGGCTGTGAAAAGCCCGGTACAATCGTCTGCAAAACCACCTGAAAGAATATCAGAAAAGGCCGTTGAACAGATGGCCGAAATGATGTCCGAGCTGCGCCAGCTACAACGCAAAGTTCGCAGTGAGTGCCGTGATGTTGGCAATGACTTTGCCGAGGAAGCCCGTAAGATGCATTATGGCGAAGCTGAACCAGAAGGCATTTATGGCCATGCGACAGCCAAAGAACGTGCCGAGCTTGACGATGAAGGCATTGATATTGTTGAGTTACCTTTATTGCCGCTGGATAACTAA
- the prmC gene encoding peptide chain release factor N(5)-glutamine methyltransferase, which yields MTMQDAREILLDVAAILSAASIDSPQQDARLLLGAALGRDDAVLPHESISFGDMEKALLETLVARRIAREPVSRIRGWREFWSLRFALSSATLDPRPDSEIIVATAIAAAKARSIVNPAKQLKLLDLGTGSGCLLLACLSELPDAVGLGLDISEDALATARNNATALGLAEQSRFYQHSFMDEMSQFGSFDIILCNPPYIPAAEITALEPEVARYEPMRALDGGADGLDCWRGLMTVVPSCLAAGGCLVVEIGAGQEDDVIQLAEMANMTCVEMHKDLAGITRCLMFRLKN from the coding sequence ATGACCATGCAGGATGCGCGCGAAATTTTGCTGGACGTTGCCGCCATATTGTCAGCGGCATCAATCGACAGTCCGCAACAGGATGCACGGCTTTTGCTAGGCGCGGCCTTAGGCCGTGATGATGCCGTTTTGCCGCATGAAAGCATTTCATTTGGCGATATGGAAAAGGCGCTTCTAGAAACGCTTGTTGCCCGCCGTATTGCCCGCGAACCAGTCAGCCGCATCCGTGGATGGCGTGAATTCTGGTCATTGCGCTTTGCCTTATCATCGGCAACACTCGATCCGCGCCCCGATAGCGAAATCATTGTGGCAACGGCTATCGCGGCGGCTAAAGCACGAAGCATTGTGAATCCTGCAAAACAACTGAAACTTCTTGATCTTGGCACCGGAAGTGGCTGTCTTTTGCTTGCCTGCCTCAGTGAATTGCCGGATGCCGTTGGGCTTGGTCTTGATATTAGCGAAGACGCGCTGGCAACAGCCCGTAATAATGCAACAGCACTTGGCCTTGCCGAACAAAGCCGCTTTTATCAGCATAGTTTTATGGATGAAATGTCACAATTCGGATCATTCGACATTATATTGTGCAATCCGCCTTATATCCCAGCCGCCGAAATCACGGCTCTGGAACCTGAAGTGGCGCGTTACGAACCGATGCGCGCGCTTGATGGCGGTGCGGATGGGCTGGATTGCTGGCGTGGCCTTATGACCGTGGTGCCTTCTTGTCTGGCGGCGGGTGGTTGTCTGGTGGTTGAGATTGGTGCGGGCCAGGAAGATGATGTGATCCAACTGGCTGAGATGGCGAATATGACCTGCGTTGAAATGCATAAGGATCTTGCTGGCATCACCCGATGCCTGATGTTTAGATTAAAAAATTAG
- a CDS encoding MOSC domain-containing protein — protein MLVDSIWRYPVKGMSGEQIDETTLIPGQPIAGDRRYAISIGGDKVANSPAGTWFKKAHFLQLMSHEALAALSCVVQDDHLHISKDGMQLLRADLTDATDVTAVERFFSSYMNEHMPGRLRGIPKVVRLDNQAFTDNKAPWITLGGSASIDAYAAATGTTPDARRFRLNMMIKTDTAFSEAALIGKEIMIGEAHLRIVAPVGRCAAIDVDPATATRGQDTLSVMRDAFGHTDLGVFAEIQSPGTARTGDTITVL, from the coding sequence ATGCTTGTTGATTCAATATGGCGCTATCCGGTTAAAGGCATGAGCGGTGAACAGATTGATGAGACCACTCTTATACCCGGACAGCCAATAGCTGGTGATCGACGCTATGCGATCTCAATCGGTGGTGACAAGGTCGCCAACAGTCCGGCTGGCACATGGTTCAAAAAAGCGCATTTCCTGCAATTAATGTCGCATGAAGCGCTAGCCGCCTTATCCTGTGTCGTGCAAGACGATCACTTGCACATCAGCAAAGATGGCATGCAACTACTACGGGCTGATCTGACTGATGCAACAGATGTTACCGCGGTTGAGCGCTTTTTTTCATCTTATATGAATGAACATATGCCTGGACGCCTGCGTGGCATCCCGAAAGTCGTGCGACTGGATAACCAAGCCTTTACCGACAATAAAGCGCCATGGATCACGCTAGGCGGCTCGGCATCAATCGACGCCTATGCCGCCGCAACAGGCACCACGCCAGATGCGCGCCGCTTTCGCCTGAATATGATGATCAAGACCGACACAGCCTTTAGCGAGGCCGCATTGATTGGCAAAGAGATTATGATCGGTGAGGCGCATCTTCGTATCGTTGCACCCGTGGGTCGATGCGCGGCTATTGATGTTGACCCGGCAACCGCCACGCGCGGCCAGGATACATTATCTGTGATGCGCGATGCATTCGGCCATACCGATCTGGGGGTTTTTGCAGAAATCCAATCTCCAGGCACAGCTAGAACAGGTGACACCATCACCGTTCTATAA
- the hisS gene encoding histidine--tRNA ligase, whose product MSKLQPVRGTSDLLPADMAGHRFVVDHARAASAQYGFQEMATPIFEFTDVFSKPLGTSSDVVTKETYSFEDRGGEQITLRPENTAGVVRAMISGGLTQSLPLKFFYAGPMFRYERPQKGRMRQFHQIGIEYLGPTDALADAEIIACGARVLADIGVLDKCVLHLNSLGDTESRLTYRAALVDYLGGHKDALSDDSKQRLAVNPLRILDSKDKGDREIIVAAPRLQDHLNDLSKAHFETLTTALDAAKIAWQFDPLLVRGLDYYCHTAFEFITDALGAQGTVLGGGRYDGLSEMLGGPAIAGVGWAGGIERLAMLAAGGTVVVPQLAVVSADSESDHHAFQLAESLRDAGFSVDLPTAGNMGKKMKKLDKAGIKIAIILGGDEVERGVVQLRNLADGSQDEVTRDALVKALSLIIAPTDNFNE is encoded by the coding sequence ATGTCGAAACTGCAACCTGTTCGAGGCACGTCTGATCTTTTGCCCGCCGATATGGCTGGACATCGATTTGTTGTCGATCATGCGCGGGCGGCCAGTGCGCAATATGGCTTTCAGGAAATGGCGACGCCGATTTTCGAATTTACCGATGTGTTTTCAAAGCCCCTTGGCACCAGTAGTGACGTGGTGACAAAGGAAACCTATTCATTTGAAGATCGCGGCGGTGAGCAGATTACCTTGCGTCCGGAAAATACGGCTGGTGTTGTCCGTGCCATGATTTCGGGAGGGCTGACACAAAGCCTGCCTTTGAAATTTTTCTATGCAGGACCCATGTTCCGTTATGAGCGCCCGCAAAAAGGACGGATGCGTCAGTTTCACCAGATTGGCATCGAATATCTGGGCCCAACCGATGCGCTGGCCGATGCTGAAATCATTGCCTGTGGGGCGCGGGTGCTGGCCGATATTGGTGTATTGGATAAATGTGTTTTGCATCTCAATTCACTTGGTGATACTGAAAGCCGCCTTACCTATCGTGCAGCGCTTGTTGACTATCTTGGCGGGCATAAAGACGCTTTGTCCGATGACAGCAAGCAAAGGCTTGCGGTGAATCCGCTTCGTATTCTGGATTCAAAAGATAAGGGTGATCGCGAAATCATCGTCGCTGCGCCGCGATTGCAGGATCATCTGAATGATCTTTCCAAAGCGCATTTTGAAACACTGACCACTGCGCTTGATGCGGCTAAAATCGCCTGGCAGTTCGATCCGCTTCTTGTGCGTGGACTGGATTATTATTGCCATACAGCCTTTGAATTTATAACCGATGCGCTGGGGGCACAAGGCACTGTTCTTGGTGGTGGTCGTTATGATGGCCTGTCTGAAATGCTTGGCGGCCCTGCCATTGCGGGTGTTGGGTGGGCTGGTGGTATTGAACGCCTCGCGATGCTGGCGGCGGGTGGCACGGTTGTGGTTCCACAATTAGCTGTTGTGTCGGCGGATAGCGAAAGCGATCACCATGCTTTTCAACTTGCTGAAAGCCTTCGAGACGCTGGCTTTAGCGTTGATTTGCCTACAGCAGGCAATATGGGCAAGAAAATGAAAAAGCTAGATAAAGCCGGTATCAAAATCGCCATTATTTTGGGCGGTGATGAAGTCGAACGTGGTGTTGTGCAACTTCGCAACCTTGCCGATGGATCGCAGGATGAAGTGACTCGTGATGCGCTTGTTAAGGCACTGTCTTTAATTATCGCTCCTACAGATAATTTCAATGAATAG
- the ubiG gene encoding bifunctional 2-polyprenyl-6-hydroxyphenol methylase/3-demethylubiquinol 3-O-methyltransferase UbiG, which yields MQSTVDQKEIDTFAALSDKWWDMKGPMRPLHSFTPIRVDYITDAIRRVKGTLPEQAPLQNLRILDIGCGGGLLAEPMARLGGIVTGIDVTSPAIDAARTHAKASGLDITYHCQSAEDLAASGATFDVIYASEVIEHVADRQMFVAAIADMLAENGVIVLTTINRTLPAIALAKYALEYIVRVVPAGTHDPKKFVKPAELRSEFAAVGILLDDATGFAPRPGGFSQVASLAINYGISGSWMHTKSNSG from the coding sequence ATGCAGTCCACAGTTGATCAAAAAGAAATAGATACCTTTGCCGCTTTGTCTGACAAATGGTGGGATATGAAAGGGCCGATGCGCCCTTTGCATAGCTTTACGCCGATCCGTGTGGATTATATCACCGATGCCATTCGCCGTGTCAAAGGCACGTTACCTGAGCAAGCACCCCTGCAGAATTTACGTATTCTTGATATTGGCTGTGGTGGCGGCTTGCTGGCCGAACCGATGGCGCGCCTTGGCGGCATTGTCACTGGCATTGATGTAACAAGCCCGGCTATTGACGCCGCCCGCACACATGCCAAAGCCAGTGGGCTGGATATCACCTATCACTGCCAAAGCGCCGAGGACTTGGCCGCAAGTGGTGCCACTTTCGATGTGATCTATGCCTCAGAAGTGATTGAACATGTCGCTGACCGGCAGATGTTTGTTGCCGCCATCGCCGATATGCTTGCCGAAAACGGGGTAATAGTGCTGACAACGATCAACCGTACCTTGCCCGCGATTGCCTTGGCCAAATATGCGCTCGAATATATTGTGCGCGTCGTACCGGCAGGCACACATGATCCAAAAAAATTCGTCAAACCTGCCGAATTGCGATCCGAATTCGCCGCGGTCGGCATTTTACTGGATGACGCGACTGGCTTTGCCCCACGCCCCGGTGGATTCAGCCAGGTTGCAAGTCTGGCAATCAATTATGGAATCAGCGGTAGCTGGATGCACACTAAATCTAATAGCGGATAG
- the prfA gene encoding peptide chain release factor 1: MSLDSTMDKVLARRTEVENILNDAASLSVDEMANFARELSELRPVCEQIELVQRLTSELSDAEVMVGEAGDDPDMLEMARLEMQELQAQIPDEQQKLQLLLLPKDRDDARNAILEVRAGTGGDEAALFASDLFGMYQRFSAKYGWKFEVMEVSETGIGGYKEATATITGSDVFARLKFESGVHRVQRVPETETGGRIHTSAATVAVLPEAEDVDVEVVESDLRIDVFRASGPGGQSVNTTDSAVRITHMPTGIVVSQQDEKSQHKNRAKAMKILRARLYDAERARVQAERAADRKGQVGSGDRSERIRTYNFPQGRVTDHRINLTLYKLDRVIAGEALDEVIDALISEDQARRLAEGT, translated from the coding sequence ATGAGCCTCGACTCGACCATGGATAAGGTGTTGGCGCGCCGCACCGAAGTGGAAAATATTCTGAATGATGCGGCGTCACTCTCGGTTGACGAGATGGCAAATTTTGCCCGCGAGCTATCCGAATTACGCCCTGTTTGTGAACAGATTGAACTTGTTCAGCGTTTGACAAGCGAACTGTCTGATGCCGAAGTGATGGTTGGTGAAGCTGGTGATGATCCGGATATGCTGGAAATGGCGCGCCTTGAAATGCAGGAGCTGCAGGCGCAAATTCCAGACGAACAGCAAAAACTGCAATTATTGCTTTTGCCCAAAGACCGTGATGATGCGCGTAACGCTATTCTTGAAGTGCGGGCAGGCACTGGCGGTGATGAAGCGGCGTTGTTCGCATCGGATCTATTTGGTATGTATCAACGGTTTTCGGCCAAATATGGCTGGAAATTCGAAGTGATGGAAGTGTCTGAAACAGGTATTGGTGGCTATAAAGAAGCTACGGCAACGATCACCGGATCGGATGTCTTTGCGCGGCTGAAATTTGAATCTGGTGTGCATCGGGTGCAACGCGTGCCCGAAACTGAAACGGGTGGGCGTATTCATACATCGGCAGCCACTGTGGCGGTGTTGCCCGAAGCCGAAGATGTTGATGTCGAAGTTGTCGAAAGTGACTTGCGGATTGATGTGTTCCGCGCATCGGGGCCTGGCGGCCAGTCGGTGAATACGACTGACTCGGCAGTGCGTATTACGCATATGCCGACTGGCATTGTGGTTAGCCAGCAGGATGAAAAATCGCAACATAAGAACCGTGCCAAGGCGATGAAAATTTTACGTGCGCGTCTTTATGATGCCGAGCGCGCGCGTGTGCAGGCAGAACGTGCCGCTGATCGTAAAGGTCAGGTGGGTTCGGGTGACCGTTCAGAACGCATTCGCACCTATAATTTTCCGCAAGGGCGGGTAACTGACCATCGCATTAACCTGACCCTGTACAAGCTGGATCGGGTGATCGCGGGTGAGGCGCTAGATGAAGTCATCGACGCATTAATCTCCGAGGATCAGGCACGCCGCCTTGCCGAAGGCACATAA